One window of the Deltaproteobacteria bacterium genome contains the following:
- a CDS encoding FHA domain-containing protein — protein MSGLVVDLLFQGKLVRTVSFDRPVLRIGRMRENDIVVDNVAVSRFHARLQLEAGRVFLEDGGSENGSWVNDQRVRGRVEVAPGDRIVIGKHQLRVRSRHIGEPSLDDAPTTPPESLQHGDLRSDPWDARETYLAGPETRAKLQQAGAAPPLALREPIVDGSSIEDSIAAMPGESEELEPMSDAGFTDALDRDALDFASGKLARPGEVEEFAALEERAELSVPAELADLEPAGDGEEGDVPAATVLLGEEDVDEALAPAAATSLHAGLIVQREGKIERVVPWEGDAFTVGRSAECDLVLGQDEVSRRHARFVRHGDRYEVHDLGSVNGTLVNGKRAERHDLAVGDVIAIESFQLTFVLDREPITGAMKPAPPKPTVPMLDGARDTFAMTILQEVMPAGALDAPARRNEATIANITLEEDPLEAPDVLDEPFAEPSIDERKELATAQPRGSSRAASVQDLGPAAAPSPTITIELRLRTDQLPEPLRRALEEAGTAELVIPADLRLRSA, from the coding sequence ATGAGCGGGCTCGTCGTCGATCTGCTCTTCCAGGGCAAGCTGGTCCGGACCGTGTCCTTCGACCGGCCGGTGCTGCGCATCGGCCGCATGCGCGAGAACGACATCGTGGTCGACAACGTCGCGGTGAGCCGTTTCCACGCCCGGCTCCAGCTCGAGGCGGGCCGGGTGTTCCTCGAGGACGGCGGCAGCGAAAACGGCAGCTGGGTGAACGACCAGCGCGTGCGGGGCCGGGTCGAGGTCGCACCGGGCGACCGCATCGTGATCGGCAAGCACCAGCTCCGCGTGCGCTCGCGCCACATCGGCGAGCCGTCGCTCGACGACGCGCCCACCACGCCGCCCGAGTCTCTGCAACACGGCGATCTGCGCAGCGATCCCTGGGACGCGCGCGAAACCTATCTCGCCGGGCCCGAGACGCGCGCGAAGCTGCAGCAGGCGGGTGCGGCGCCGCCGCTCGCGCTGCGCGAGCCCATCGTCGACGGATCTTCCATCGAGGACTCCATCGCCGCGATGCCCGGGGAGTCCGAGGAGCTCGAACCGATGTCCGATGCGGGTTTCACCGACGCCCTCGACCGGGACGCCCTCGACTTCGCGTCCGGGAAGCTCGCCAGGCCCGGGGAGGTCGAGGAGTTCGCAGCGCTCGAGGAGCGCGCCGAGCTGTCGGTGCCCGCGGAGCTCGCCGACCTCGAGCCGGCCGGGGACGGCGAGGAAGGCGACGTGCCGGCCGCCACCGTGCTGCTCGGCGAGGAGGACGTCGACGAGGCGCTCGCTCCGGCCGCAGCCACGTCCCTCCACGCGGGCCTGATCGTGCAGCGCGAAGGGAAGATCGAGCGCGTCGTGCCCTGGGAGGGCGACGCCTTCACGGTCGGCCGCTCCGCCGAGTGCGACCTCGTGCTCGGGCAGGACGAGGTCTCGCGCCGCCACGCCCGCTTCGTTCGCCACGGCGACCGCTACGAGGTCCACGACCTGGGCTCCGTGAACGGCACGCTCGTGAACGGCAAGCGCGCCGAGCGTCACGACCTCGCGGTGGGCGACGTGATCGCGATCGAGAGCTTCCAGCTCACCTTCGTGCTCGACCGCGAGCCGATCACGGGCGCGATGAAGCCCGCACCGCCGAAGCCGACCGTGCCGATGCTCGACGGCGCCCGCGACACCTTCGCGATGACGATCCTGCAGGAGGTGATGCCGGCGGGTGCGCTCGACGCGCCGGCGCGACGCAACGAGGCGACGATCGCCAACATCACCCTCGAGGAGGACCCGCTCGAGGCGCCCGACGTCCTCGACGAGCCCTTCGCCGAGCCCTCGATCGACGAACGCAAGGAGCTCGCCACGGCGCAGCCGCGCGGCTCGTCGCGCGCGGCGTCGGTGCAGGATCTCGGCCCCGCCGCCGCGCCTTCGCCGACGATCACGATCGAGCTGCGGCTGCGCACCGACCAGCTCCCCGAGCCGCTTCGCCGCGCTCTCGAGGAGGCCGGCACCGCCGAGCTCGTGATCCCCGCCGACCTCCGCCTGCGGAGCGCCTAG
- a CDS encoding ATP-binding protein translates to MNTYLLLPLLACVTSAMLAVGMLARDARHRANRLGAALMLGVGVWAACEVLWNAADDPEQVLSLVRLSALGWVAIGPTALLIFAELTGTRRRRVRRLAPPLYAVSGVFLLLALATPWIHESVVRTSWGWGYRYGWAYPLYYVFTLACVAMALAIGAHDIRNNEAPGERSQARILMLGIGVPLVVASLTDGLLPLLGFQPPRLGTASFTVLGAAVAWGVYRQGYSLLVPGAFASEILEALPDGVALVRLDGRIRAANGGLARLLGAPVRELEHRAIGEWLHEVRLDPARPLAEREASLSTPEGVILVSVSTALLRDKRGDPMGLVLVLRDLREVASLRSRLVTSGRLAAVGQLAAGIAHEINNPIAYVHANLGVLRSVLEDVAKRPEAGGGALREAQELIEESLDGVQRVAAIVRDVKSFSHAGGAERQPIELALLLDGVLRVAAPQLRYGGRVERRYGNDVPLVLGDPQELKQVFLNLVINAGQAVRGDQVIRVVTRREGARVVVLVEDEGCGIAPDVLGSIFDPFFTTKRVGEGTGLGLSIAYQIVRAHGGELSVESERGKGTRVRVELPAAASGPPGARDS, encoded by the coding sequence GTGAACACCTACCTGCTGCTGCCGCTGCTGGCCTGCGTCACGTCCGCGATGCTCGCGGTCGGCATGCTGGCCCGCGATGCGCGGCACCGCGCCAACCGGCTCGGGGCGGCGCTGATGCTGGGAGTCGGCGTCTGGGCCGCCTGCGAGGTGCTCTGGAACGCGGCCGACGATCCGGAGCAGGTCCTGTCGCTCGTCCGCCTCTCGGCCCTCGGCTGGGTGGCGATCGGCCCCACGGCGCTCCTGATCTTCGCCGAGCTGACCGGGACCCGGCGCCGGCGCGTGCGCCGCCTCGCTCCGCCGCTCTACGCCGTCTCGGGGGTCTTCCTGCTCCTCGCCCTGGCGACGCCCTGGATCCACGAGTCGGTGGTGCGCACGAGCTGGGGCTGGGGCTACCGCTACGGCTGGGCGTACCCGCTCTACTACGTCTTCACCCTCGCCTGCGTCGCCATGGCGCTCGCCATCGGCGCGCACGACATCCGCAACAACGAGGCTCCTGGCGAGCGCAGCCAGGCGCGCATCCTGATGCTCGGGATCGGCGTGCCGCTCGTGGTGGCCTCGCTCACCGACGGCCTCCTGCCGCTCCTCGGCTTCCAGCCGCCCCGGCTCGGGACGGCGTCGTTCACCGTGCTCGGCGCAGCGGTGGCATGGGGCGTGTACCGGCAGGGCTACTCGCTGCTGGTGCCGGGCGCCTTCGCCTCCGAGATCCTGGAGGCGCTGCCCGACGGCGTGGCACTGGTGCGGCTCGACGGCCGGATCCGCGCCGCCAACGGCGGCCTGGCCCGCCTGCTCGGCGCGCCGGTGCGCGAGCTCGAGCACCGCGCGATCGGCGAGTGGCTGCACGAGGTTCGGCTCGACCCCGCGCGCCCGCTCGCCGAGCGCGAAGCCTCCCTCTCGACACCCGAGGGAGTCATCCTGGTATCGGTCTCGACGGCGCTGCTCCGTGACAAGCGCGGCGACCCGATGGGACTCGTGCTGGTGCTGCGCGACCTGCGCGAGGTGGCCAGCCTGCGCAGCCGGCTGGTGACCTCGGGACGGCTCGCCGCGGTCGGCCAGCTCGCGGCCGGCATCGCCCACGAGATCAACAACCCGATCGCCTACGTGCACGCCAACCTGGGGGTGCTGCGCAGCGTGCTCGAGGACGTCGCCAAGCGCCCCGAAGCGGGCGGCGGCGCGCTTCGGGAGGCGCAGGAGCTGATCGAGGAGTCGCTCGACGGCGTGCAGCGCGTGGCGGCGATCGTGCGCGACGTGAAGAGCTTCTCGCATGCCGGCGGAGCCGAGCGCCAGCCGATCGAGCTCGCGCTCCTGCTCGACGGGGTGCTGCGCGTGGCGGCGCCCCAGCTTCGCTACGGCGGTCGCGTCGAACGTCGCTACGGAAACGACGTGCCCCTCGTGCTCGGTGACCCGCAGGAGCTCAAGCAGGTGTTCCTGAACCTCGTCATCAATGCCGGCCAGGCGGTGCGCGGCGACCAGGTGATCCGCGTCGTCACGCGCCGCGAGGGCGCCCGCGTGGTGGTGCTCGTCGAGGACGAGGGCTGCGGGATCGCGCCCGACGTGCTGGGCAGCATCTTCGACCCGTTCTTCACCACCAAGCGGGTCGGCGAAGGCACCGGCCTCGGGCTCTCGATCGCCTACCAGATCGTGCGCGCGCACGGCGGAGAGCTCTCGGTCGAGTCCGAGCGCGGCAAGGGAACGCGCGTCCGGGTGGAGCTGCCGGCAGCCGCCAGCGGGCCGCCCGGCGCGCGCGACAGCTAG